In Elaeis guineensis isolate ETL-2024a chromosome 1, EG11, whole genome shotgun sequence, a genomic segment contains:
- the LOC105038049 gene encoding LOW QUALITY PROTEIN: uncharacterized protein (The sequence of the model RefSeq protein was modified relative to this genomic sequence to represent the inferred CDS: inserted 1 base in 1 codon) gives MLTVVPPTSSSSSFIRPFPRVKFSAGTPPDRRHGRRXDPVLQSLGGGRWKLTDIDPDVVRERLSLWLGKAQSLLTEVATPLVKPGQGKNPALERQLDNMAVQEEIFMASELTVERRTPKGYLSFAAVVSIEQFGRMNGLTGRKMQKIFEALAPEHLRYDARSLVEYCCFRYLSRESSDFHPSLKELAFQRLIFVTMLAWENPYSGDGDSHFSLDNSSLQRRLVGEQAFVRIAPAIAGIADTSTAHHLFKALVGNEQGISLSMWTTYLAELFKVHQGRKSYQTGDVLLSDEQLLCIGSSRKRPVLKWEDNIAWPGNLTLTDNALYFEAIGLAGTKKSIRLDLAHHGSRVEKARVGPFGSKLFDSAVSVSSGLESETWVLEFVDFGGEMRRDVWHAFISEIISLYDFIREYGPSDDDPSIHYVYGAHKGKRKAIRSAANSIARLQSLQFIRKLSEDPAKLVQFSYLQNVPYGDVVLQTLAVNFWGGQLITNFKQADNQQTQWAKHSEDPSGGNAYVFDIDGSVYLRKWMRSPTWTSGSSVSFWRNSLAKQGIVLGKNLVVADLNLVERAALTCKERSQIVEKIQATIDAAMIKGIPSNIDLFKELMLPFVVVAKKFDKLRCWEEPRQTITFLVFAYTIIFRNLLSYVFPVSLMIMATAMLLLKGLKEQGRLGRSFGKVTIRDQPPSNTIQKIIALKEAMADLETYLQNLNVSLLKIRTIILSGQPEITTQVALALLGAAAILLVIPFKYVLAFLLLDLFTRQLDFRREMVLKFMNFLRERWASVHAAPVVVLPYESDETGSLKSIPKYSNDSNSEGMQRNEELPRHSA, from the exons ATGCTAACCGTCGTGCCTCCAACGTCTTCTTCGTCCTCTTTCATCCGACCCTTTCCCCGAGTCAAATTCTCTGCCGGGACGCCGCCGGACCGCCGCCACGGCCGCC TCGACCCCGTCCTCCAGTCCCTCGGCGGCGGCCGGTGGAAGCTCACCGACATCGACCCAG ATGTGGTGCGAGAGAGGTTGAGCTTGTGGCTTGGCAAGGCTCAGTCGCTGCTCACGGAGGTGGCGACGCCACTTGTGAAGCCCGGGCAGGGGAAGAACCCCGCCCTGGAGCGTCAGCTGGACAACATGGCGGTCCAAGAAGAGATTTTTATGGCCTCGGAGTTGACTGTGGAGCGGAGGACGCCAAAGGGGTATCTCTCTTTTGCTGCCGTGGTCTCTATCGAGCAGTTTGGGAG GATGAATGGACTGACAGGGAGGAAGATGCAGAAGATTTTTGAAGCACTTGCTCCCGAGCATCTTCGATATGATGCCCGGAGTTTGGTGGAATATTGTTGCTTTAGGTACTTGTCAAGGGAGAGCTCCGACTTCCATCCCAGCTTGAAG GAGCTTGCTTTTCAGAGGCTTATTTTTGTGACCATGCTTGCATGGGAGAATCCATACAGTGGAGATGGTGATTCACACTTTTCGCTAGATAATTCTTCTTTGCAG AGGAGACTGGTTGGGGAACAAGCCTTTGTCCGAATTGCTCCTGCTATTGCGGGTATTGCTGACACATCAACTGCACATCATCTTTTTAAGGCTCTTGTTGGAAATGAACAAGGAATCTCTTTGAGCATGTGGACGACATACCTTGCTGAACTTTTCAA GGTACATCAGGGAAGGAAATCATACCAAACTGGAGATGTTTTGTTGTCCGATGAGCAACTTCTCTGCATAGGTTCCAGTAGGAAGCGACCTGTTTTAAAATGGGAGGATAACATTGCATGGCCTGGAAATCTGACTTTAACAGATAATGCACTATATTTTGAG GCCATTGGACTGGCAGGTACTAAAAAATCTATTAGACTAGATCTTGCACATCATGGTTCACGAGTTGAGAAAGCAAGAGTTGGACCATTTGGATCGAAACTTTTTGACTCTGCCGTTTCTGTTTCTTCTGGCCTTGA GTCGGAAACTTGGGTATTGGAGTTTGTTGATTTTGGTGGTGAAATGAGACGAGATGTCTGGCACGCTTTTATTAGTGAGATTATTTCATTGTACGATTTCATACGAGAATATGGACCCTCTGACGACGATCCATCAATTCATTATGTGTATGGTGCTCATaaaggaaagagaaaagctaTTAGAAGTGCAGCAAACAGTATTGCAAGGCTACAATCACTTCAGTTTATTCGAAAGTTATCTGAGGATCCAGCAAAGCTAGTTCAGTTCTCGTATTTGCAAAATGTGCCGTATGGCGATGTTGTTCTCCAGACCTTAGCAGTAAATTTTTGGGGTGGGCAATTGATAACAAATTTCAAGCAAGCAGACAACCAACAAACTCAATGGGCGAAACATTCCGAAGATCCTTCTGGTGGCAATGCTTATGTGTTTGACATAGATGGAAGTGTATACTTGCGCAAGTGGATGAGATCTCCTACTTGGACATCTGGTTCTTCAGTTTCCTTTTGGAGGAATTCATTAGCTAAGCAAGGAATTGTATTGGGCAAAAACCTCGTTGTAGCTGATCTGAATCTTGTAGAAAGGGCAGCATTGACATGCAAAGAGAGGAGCCAAATAGTTGAAAAGATTCAAGCAACAATTGACGCTGCTATGATCAAAGGAATCCCAAGCAATATTGACCTTTTCAAG gaGCTCATGCTTCCATTTGTGGTTGTTGCCAAAAAGTTTGACAAACTAAGGTGCTGGGAAGAGCCACGACAGACTATTACTTTTCTTGTATTTGCCTATACCATTATATTTAG AAATCTGCTCTCATATGTATTCCCAGTGAGTTTAATGATTATGGCTACTGCAATGCTATTGCTTAAGGGGCTTAAAGAGCAAGGTCGGTTAGGGAGATCTTTTGGTAAAGTTACAATACGTGATCAGCCACCCTCAAACACAATCCAAAAGATCATAGCTCTTAAAGAAGCAATGGCAGACTTGGAAACTTATCTCCAGAACCTGAATGTTTCGCTTCTGAAGATTCGAACAATCATCTTATCTGGTCAACCTGAG ATAACTACACAGGTTGCCCTTGCGCTGCTTGGTGCTGCAGCTATCCTCCTTGTGATTCCTTTCAAATACGTTCTTGCTTTTCTCCTTCTTGATCTCTTCACAAGGCAGCTAGATTTCCGAAGGGAAATGGTATTGAAATTTATGAACTTTTTACGGGAGCGCTGGGCATCTGTTCATGCTGCCCCTGTGGTCGTACTACCATATGAAAGTGATGAAACTGGCTCGCTGAAAAGCATTCCCAAGTACAGCAATGATTCTAATTCTGAAGGAATGCAAAGAAATGAAGAACTGCCAAGACATAGTGCATGA
- the LOC105038048 gene encoding pentatricopeptide repeat-containing protein At4g08210, which produces MNFEAITRALRHCGRVLAIGHGKSLHAQLIKQGFCRDIFVANNIVAMYGDLNLCDDAQRLFDEMPERNVVSWTTSISAHIHAGNPVEALRVFYWMLDNEMEEPNGFTFSAALKACSMVGNLELGKWIHEHVLRAGLQSDAVLMNAILDMYLKCGSLSDARRVFDGLSSVNSTSWNTIIAGYSREGNMVEAEALFLQVPEPNAVSYNTIIAGFAQLESPKALNYVNMMHIEGFKFDDFTFPCALKTCGNLRFEKMGEQIHTYIVKCGYKPSLFIGSSLIDMYANCGQMIHAIKVYDEYSSYKGLIPDRLPLLNSMLSGFAVNRYDRQALDLVSEIHSMGIGLDAFTLSSALRVCINLRNMSIGLQVHGLTVTNGCYADHVVGSVLVDLYAKCGYLEDALRLFHGLPHKDVIAWAGLIADCVQHGSNHLAFSLFKDMMSTETEVDHFVVSSVLKACSVLAWAQGGEQVHAYSIKGGFDSESVTIASLIDMYSKCGNIDDGLRVFESAAQKDTVCWTGMILGCGYNGRAKEAIELFEKMLKSGVEPNGITILGALSACRHAGLVEEACRFFKAMRDRHGLEPSLEHYCCMIDILSRAGCIEEAKQLISNMPHETDDVIHNSLLGACLMDQNNLAKLASLDLLPSSSYDTSGNVTLSNIYASLGMWDASAKFKEAIKKVSIKEAGRSWIEIRS; this is translated from the coding sequence ATGAATTTTGAGGCAATTACAAGAGCTTTACGCCATTGTGGGCGAGTTCTTGCCATAGGCCATGGCAAATCACTCCATGCCCAGCTGATAAAACAAGGGTTTTGTAGAGACATCTTCGTTGCAAATAATATAGTGGCTATGTACGGTGATCTCAACTTGTGTGATGATGCACAGAGATTGTTCGATGAAATGCCCGAGAGAAATGTGGTCTCATGGACTACTTCAATTTCAGCACATATCCATGCCGGCAATCCTGTTGAGGCATTAAGAGTCTTTTACTGGATGCTGGATAATGAAATGGAAGAACCCAATGGCTTCACGTTTTCTGCTGCTCTGAAGGCTTGCAGTATGGTTGGGAATCTTGAATTGGGCAAGTGGATCCATGAGCATGTTTTGAGAGCTGGGCTGCAGTCTGATGCTGTTTTGATGAATGCCATTCTTGATATGTACCTAAAATGTGGGAGCTTGAGTGATGCTCGAAGAGTTTTTGATGGGTTGTCTTCAGTTAACTCTACTTCATGGAATACAATAATTGCTGGCTATTCTCGAGAAGGCAACATGGTTGAGGCAGAGGCCCTATTCCTGCAGGTTCCTGAACCTAATGCTGTCTCATATAACACCATAATTGCTGGATTTGCACAATTAGAGAGTCCAAAAGCATTGAATTATGTTAACATGATGCACATAGAGGGCTTTAAGTTTGATGATTTCACCTTTCCTTGTGCTCTCAAGACCTGTGGTAACCTAAGATTTGAAAAAATGGGAGAACAGATTCATACCTACATAGTCAAGTGTGGTTACAAACCAAGCCTTTTTATTGGGTCATCACTCATTGACATGTATGCAAACTGTGGTCAAATGATTCATGCCATAAAGGTATATGATGAATACTCAAGCTACAAAGGGCTCATTCCTGACAGACTACCTCTACTGAATTCAATGCTTTCTGGATTTGCTGTCAATAGATATGATAGGCAGGCACTCGATCTTGTTTCAGAGATCCACAGCATGGGCATTGGACTCGATGCCTTCACTCTTTCAAGTGCCTTAAGGGTTTGTATTAACCTGCGGAATATGAGTATCGGGCTTCAAGTACACGGTTTGACAGTCACTAATGGATGTTACGCAGATCATGTTGTTGGCAGTGTTCTTGTTGACCTTTATGCCAAATGTGGATATCTGGAAGATGCATTGAGATTGTTTCATGGGCTTCCTCACAAGGACGTAATTGCATGGGCTGGACTAATTGCTGATTGTGTCCAACATGGATCAAATCATTTAGCATTTTCTCTATTCAAAGATATGATGAGTACAGAAACTGAAGTAGATCATTTTGTTGTCTCAAGTGTTCTTAAAGCTTGTTCAGTTCTAGCATGGGCTCAAGGTGGTGAACAGGTTCATGCTTACAGCATCAAGGGAGGGTTTGATTCAGAAAGCGTCACTATTGCTTCTTTAATTGATATGTACTCAAAATGTGGCAATATTGATGATGGACTCAGAGTGTTTGAGTCTGCAGCACAGAAGGATACTGTTTGCTGGACAGGAATGATCCTGGGATGTGGATACAATGGAAGAGCAAAAGAAGCAATTGAGCTCTTTGAAAAGATGTTGAAGTCAGGGGTGGAACCCAATGGGATCACTATCCTTGGTGCTCTTTCTGCTTGCAGACATGCTGGATTGGTTGAGGAGGCTTGCAGGTTTTTCAAGGCCATGAGAGATAGGCATGGACTAGAGCCAAGTTTAGAGCATTATTGTTGCATGATAGATATTCTTAGCCGAGCTGGATGCATTGAAGAGGCTAAGCAGCTGATCTCTAATATGCCTCACGAAACTGATGATGTGATACATAACTCATTGCTCGGGGCTTGTTTGATGGATCAGAATAACCTTGCAAAACTTGCTTCGCTAGACTTGCTTCCATCTTCATCTTATGATACATCCGGGAACGTTACCCTGTCAAATATTTATGCAAGCTTGGGTATGTGGGATGCTTCAGCTAAGTTTAAAGAGGCGATAAAAAAAGTTAGCATAAAAGAAGCAGGAAGAAGCTGGATTGAAATTAGGTCTTAA